A section of the Clostridium omnivorum genome encodes:
- a CDS encoding ferritin-like domain-containing protein, whose product MPGDILKHTKYIANLPYPKPMVEKPNITFANILLQDYSGEVSELTAINLYVYQHIVSDGEFSDYAELIGGVAMAEMKHLELLGKTIKMLGVKPIYINAICPSRQLWSPCYINFTVFIKDMLLEDIKSEKKAIDNYKHHISIINDKYIIKLLERIILDEELHIKLFINLYEKYKFSH is encoded by the coding sequence ATGCCTGGTGATATTTTGAAACATACAAAGTACATTGCAAATCTACCTTATCCTAAGCCAATGGTAGAAAAGCCCAATATAACCTTTGCCAATATTCTACTTCAGGATTATTCAGGTGAAGTTAGCGAACTTACTGCAATTAATCTTTACGTGTATCAACATATTGTTAGTGATGGAGAATTTAGTGATTATGCCGAACTTATTGGTGGAGTAGCTATGGCTGAAATGAAGCACCTAGAACTGCTTGGAAAAACTATAAAAATGCTTGGAGTAAAGCCAATTTATATTAATGCAATATGTCCTTCTAGACAACTTTGGTCACCCTGCTACATCAACTTTACTGTATTTATAAAAGATATGCTTCTTGAAGATATAAAATCCGAAAAAAAGGCTATTGATAATTACAAACACCATATATCAATAATTAATGATAAATATATAATAAAACTGTTAGAAAGAATAATTTTAGATGAAGAGCTACATATCAAGCTATTTATAAATTTATATGAAAAATATAAATTCTCTCATTAG
- a CDS encoding heavy-metal-associated domain-containing protein, whose translation MEKKILIEGMSCGHCVNHVKEALSELNGVKSVSVDLAAKTAVIGADTEIKDEDIKFAIEDAGYEVVKIENM comes from the coding sequence ATGGAAAAGAAAATATTAATTGAAGGAATGAGCTGTGGACATTGTGTTAATCATGTTAAGGAAGCTTTAAGCGAACTTAATGGAGTAAAAAGTGTATCAGTAGATTTAGCTGCAAAAACAGCAGTAATTGGGGCAGATACAGAGATAAAGGATGAAGATATTAAATTTGCTATAGAAGATGCAGGTTATGAGGTTGTAAAAATAGAAAATATGTAA
- a CDS encoding heavy metal translocating P-type ATPase: protein MATKSLKIEGMTCAACAKAVERASKKLQGVNEASVNFATEKLNINFDETKVSIPDIQAAVEKAGYKAIIESSSKTFKIEGMTCAACAKTIERVTKKLDGVTESNVNFATEKLSISYEPSKVRVADIKKVIEKAGYKALEDEVTVDEDREKKEKEIKLLWKKFIISLIFTVPLLTISMGHMVGEKLGFSLPSIIDPMINPRTFAIVQLVLVIPVMIAGNRFFRVGFKSLIRRSPNMDSLIAMGTSAAFLYGIFAIVQIFSGNVDYAYDLYFESAGVIITLITLGKYLESVTKGKTSEAIKKLMGLAPKTATIIRDDKEIEISIDEVEVGDIIIVKPGEKMPVDGEVTYGMTSVDESMLTGESIPVEKNVGDKIIGASINKNGTIKYKATKVGKDTALAQIIKLVEDAQGSKAPIAKLADIISGYFVPVVISIAVLSGAAWYMSGETGVFALTIFISVLVIACPCALGLATPTAIMVGTGKGAEYGVLIKSGVALETAHKIKTIVFDKTGTITEGKPKVTDIVVLNGMSEDELLQIAASAEKGSEHPLGEAIVKGAEEKGLEFKNIDFFKAIPGHGIEVKIDGKDILAGNRKLMTESNISLENLEETSNRLAGEGKTPMYIAVDNKMAGIVAVADTVKENSKKAIEQLHKMGIEVAMITGDNKRTAEAIAKQVGIDRILAEVLPQDKANEVKKLQAEGKKVAMVGDGINDAPALAQADIGIAIGSGTDVAMESADIVLMRSDLMDVPTAIQLSKKTIKNIKENLFWAFGYNTLGIPVAMGVLYIFGGPLLNPIIAATAMSFSSVSVLLNALRLKGFKPIK from the coding sequence ATGGCAACTAAGTCATTAAAAATAGAAGGTATGACTTGTGCAGCTTGTGCAAAAGCTGTAGAAAGAGCATCCAAAAAGCTTCAAGGTGTTAATGAAGCAAGTGTAAACTTTGCTACTGAAAAATTAAATATAAATTTTGATGAAACAAAGGTATCTATTCCAGATATTCAGGCTGCTGTTGAAAAAGCCGGTTACAAGGCAATTATAGAGTCAAGCAGCAAAACCTTTAAAATAGAAGGCATGACTTGTGCAGCGTGTGCAAAAACAATTGAAAGAGTAACAAAAAAACTTGATGGTGTTACTGAATCAAATGTTAATTTTGCAACAGAAAAATTAAGTATAAGTTATGAACCTTCAAAAGTAAGAGTAGCAGATATTAAAAAGGTTATAGAAAAGGCTGGGTATAAAGCCTTAGAGGATGAGGTTACTGTTGATGAAGATAGGGAGAAGAAAGAAAAAGAAATAAAATTATTATGGAAGAAGTTTATTATCTCTTTAATCTTCACAGTTCCTTTACTTACAATTTCAATGGGGCATATGGTAGGGGAAAAGTTAGGGTTTAGTCTTCCTAGTATCATTGATCCTATGATAAATCCTAGAACCTTTGCAATTGTTCAGTTAGTTTTAGTTATACCAGTTATGATTGCAGGCAATAGATTTTTCAGAGTTGGGTTTAAGTCATTAATAAGAAGAAGTCCTAATATGGATTCTCTTATTGCAATGGGTACTTCCGCAGCCTTTTTATATGGAATATTTGCTATAGTGCAGATTTTTAGCGGTAATGTGGATTATGCCTATGATTTATATTTTGAATCTGCAGGAGTTATTATCACACTTATAACACTGGGAAAATATTTAGAGTCTGTTACAAAAGGCAAAACCTCTGAAGCTATTAAAAAGCTAATGGGACTAGCGCCGAAGACAGCTACAATTATAAGAGACGATAAAGAAATAGAAATATCCATAGATGAAGTTGAAGTTGGAGATATTATTATTGTTAAACCAGGAGAAAAGATGCCTGTAGATGGAGAAGTAACTTACGGTATGACTTCAGTAGATGAATCCATGCTTACAGGAGAAAGCATACCAGTTGAAAAGAATGTGGGAGATAAGATAATTGGTGCAAGTATAAATAAAAACGGAACAATAAAGTATAAAGCTACTAAGGTTGGTAAAGACACAGCCTTAGCACAGATTATAAAGCTTGTAGAGGATGCTCAAGGTTCCAAAGCTCCTATAGCGAAGCTTGCTGATATTATTTCAGGATACTTTGTACCAGTAGTAATTTCAATTGCTGTTCTTTCAGGCGCAGCGTGGTATATGTCAGGTGAAACTGGAGTATTTGCTCTTACAATATTCATATCAGTACTTGTAATTGCTTGTCCTTGTGCTCTAGGGTTAGCTACACCTACAGCTATTATGGTTGGTACTGGAAAGGGAGCAGAATATGGAGTACTTATAAAAAGTGGAGTTGCACTAGAAACTGCACATAAGATAAAAACAATTGTGTTTGATAAAACAGGTACAATTACAGAAGGTAAGCCAAAGGTTACTGATATAGTTGTTCTTAATGGAATGTCAGAAGATGAACTATTACAAATAGCTGCTTCAGCAGAAAAGGGTTCTGAGCATCCGCTTGGAGAAGCTATTGTAAAAGGAGCAGAAGAAAAAGGATTAGAATTTAAGAACATAGATTTCTTTAAGGCAATACCTGGTCATGGAATTGAAGTTAAAATAGATGGCAAAGATATTTTAGCGGGAAATAGAAAGCTTATGACAGAAAGCAATATATCTTTAGAGAACCTTGAAGAAACCTCAAATAGGCTAGCTGGTGAAGGTAAGACACCAATGTACATTGCTGTAGACAATAAGATGGCAGGTATTGTAGCTGTTGCAGATACTGTTAAAGAAAACAGCAAGAAAGCAATCGAACAGCTCCATAAGATGGGTATAGAAGTTGCTATGATTACTGGGGATAATAAGAGAACTGCTGAAGCAATTGCAAAGCAGGTTGGTATAGATAGAATATTAGCTGAGGTTCTTCCACAGGATAAAGCTAATGAAGTTAAAAAGCTTCAGGCTGAAGGTAAGAAGGTTGCAATGGTTGGGGATGGCATAAATGATGCTCCAGCACTAGCACAAGCTGATATTGGTATAGCTATAGGATCAGGTACAGATGTGGCTATGGAATCTGCAGATATTGTTCTTATGAGAAGTGACCTAATGGATGTACCAACCGCAATACAATTAAGTAAAAAAACTATAAAAAATATTAAAGAGAATCTATTTTGGGCATTTGGTTACAATACACTAGGCATACCTGTAGCAATGGGAGTTCTTTATATATTTGGTGGACCGCTTCTAAATCCAATAATTGCAGCAACGGCAATGAGTTTTAGTTCAGTTTCAGTTCTATTAAATGCATTAAGACTTAAAGGATTTAAACCAATTAAGTAA
- a CDS encoding metal-sensing transcriptional repressor, with protein sequence MNEEKKKALMALKTSKGQIEGIIKMLEDGRYCVDISNQIIAAQALLKKANMMILKQHLHHCVKDAFDQDKGDEKIEEIIDLLSKIIDK encoded by the coding sequence TTGAACGAAGAAAAAAAGAAGGCTTTGATGGCTTTAAAGACATCAAAAGGGCAAATTGAAGGTATTATAAAGATGCTTGAAGATGGAAGGTACTGTGTAGATATATCTAACCAAATAATTGCAGCACAAGCTCTTTTGAAAAAAGCAAATATGATGATTTTAAAACAGCACTTGCATCATTGTGTTAAAGATGCTTTTGATCAAGATAAAGGTGATGAGAAGATAGAAGAAATAATTGATTTATTATCTAAAATAATAGATAAGTAA
- a CDS encoding ABC transporter ATP-binding protein, with protein sequence MDTIKKFISYYKPYKGMFFTDMFCALALSGIDLAFPLIVNYLLDNVYTLQDKNTMIKLVVYIGLALLAMYAVKYLCQYYITSYGHIMGAKMEANMRSDLFNHLQKLSFSYYDNTNTGKLMSRIVTDLFDISELAHHGPEDLFISILKIIGSFIILLSINVSITLILFVFTVLMVFFAIKYNKKMKSTFTRNREKIANVNAQIQDSLSGIRVVKSFANEKVEGKKFHKGNLEFLETKEAGYFIMGRFFSGNQFFQGLLYLSVILTGGFAISGGKLSPSNLVVYILYINIFINPIDKLVNFTEQFQRGITGFERFIEVMETEPEIVDSKNAIELKNPKGNITFNNVSFSYDNKNEVLKNININIDAGKTFALVGPSGGGKSTFCSLIPRFYEVYDGSISVDGIDIKSIKLKSLRNFIGVVQQDVYMFSGTIRENIAYGRTDASEEEIIEAARKANAHEFIMELEDGYDTYVGERGVKLSGGQKQRVSIARAFLKNPPILILDEATSALDNESEKYIQKSLDELAKNRTTIVIAHRLSTIRNADEIVVLNDDGIQERGTHEELLSKNGMYASLYNMQFEMF encoded by the coding sequence ATGGATACAATCAAAAAATTTATATCGTATTATAAACCTTACAAAGGTATGTTTTTTACAGATATGTTCTGTGCACTTGCTTTATCAGGGATAGACTTGGCTTTTCCCTTAATAGTCAATTACTTACTGGACAATGTTTATACACTACAAGATAAAAACACTATGATAAAATTAGTAGTTTATATTGGACTAGCTCTTTTAGCAATGTATGCAGTGAAGTATTTATGTCAATATTACATAACCTCCTATGGACACATAATGGGTGCTAAAATGGAAGCAAATATGAGAAGTGATTTATTTAATCATCTCCAAAAACTCTCTTTTTCTTATTATGATAACACAAATACAGGTAAGCTGATGTCAAGAATAGTAACGGATCTATTTGATATTTCAGAACTAGCTCATCACGGCCCAGAAGATTTATTCATATCTATTTTAAAGATTATAGGTTCTTTTATAATCTTGCTAAGTATTAATGTGAGTATAACATTGATACTGTTTGTATTTACAGTACTTATGGTATTCTTTGCTATAAAATATAATAAGAAGATGAAATCTACATTTACAAGAAACAGAGAAAAAATAGCTAACGTAAATGCACAAATTCAGGACAGTCTTTCAGGAATTAGAGTAGTAAAATCCTTTGCTAATGAAAAGGTAGAAGGTAAGAAGTTCCACAAAGGCAATTTGGAATTTTTAGAGACAAAAGAAGCTGGCTATTTTATAATGGGAAGGTTTTTTAGCGGAAATCAATTTTTTCAAGGATTATTGTATTTAAGTGTAATATTAACAGGAGGTTTTGCAATTAGTGGTGGAAAACTTAGTCCATCAAACTTAGTTGTATATATTTTATATATTAACATTTTTATAAATCCAATTGATAAGCTTGTTAATTTTACAGAACAATTTCAAAGGGGAATTACTGGGTTTGAAAGGTTTATAGAAGTAATGGAAACTGAGCCGGAAATTGTGGATTCAAAAAATGCTATTGAACTTAAAAATCCAAAGGGCAATATAACATTTAATAATGTATCCTTTAGTTATGATAATAAAAATGAAGTGCTTAAAAATATTAATATTAACATAGATGCAGGTAAGACCTTTGCCTTAGTTGGTCCTTCTGGTGGTGGAAAATCTACTTTTTGTAGTTTAATACCACGATTTTATGAAGTTTACGATGGTTCTATTTCAGTAGATGGAATAGATATTAAAAGTATAAAATTAAAGTCACTTAGAAACTTTATTGGTGTAGTTCAGCAGGATGTTTATATGTTTTCAGGTACAATAAGAGAAAATATAGCATATGGTAGAACCGATGCTTCAGAGGAAGAAATTATAGAAGCAGCTAGAAAGGCTAATGCTCATGAGTTTATTATGGAACTAGAAGATGGTTATGACACTTATGTTGGAGAAAGAGGTGTTAAACTATCAGGTGGGCAAAAGCAGAGGGTTTCGATTGCAAGGGCCTTTTTAAAGAATCCACCTATATTAATTTTGGATGAAGCAACTTCAGCATTGGATAATGAAAGCGAAAAGTATATTCAAAAATCTCTTGATGAATTAGCAAAGAATAGGACAACTATTGTAATTGCTCACAGGCTAAGTACAATAAGAAATGCAGACGAAATAGTAGTACTTAATGATGACGGAATACAGGAAAGAGGAACTCACGAGGAACTTCTAAGCAAAAATGGAATGTATGCAAGTTTATATAACATGCAGTTTGAAATGTTTTAG
- a CDS encoding methyl-accepting chemotaxis protein: MKESKQEKKEYLVKNEYEVNKKVAFILLITAVVILPIVFFLIYFRIFPISMDTAKIQIGAAFILFIVPYIISKLGFYNRPWFKYLGIILCVIGVGAILKPFKWNAYIILSFPIFLSSMYFDKRIVKVAFLVSVVVYACVDYFVQGDLISSGLLKDRTVIKAWIVSSLSNTLEFLAIAFVTSSVVDRSRGIMLGMADAEEQAKLLGKISKILNNVKEVSESLSKSASDLKFITDETTAANEVIADNSDKTYKTFEDTIAYIENASKSIGSISEDLLDIVNQAEAINGAGKAASESTKKSLKEIESTIVEMKNIQSAFEENRVLIKNLGERSAEVSKITQVITDISSQTNLLALNAAIEAARAGEMGKGFAVVADEIRKLAEQSAEAANSIAKLIEQVLDDTNKAVVATENNIDRIDNGLQMVNRSGKMFDETANLNNEVYKNMDEIVKSNKRINDYSNTIVDIMDNISKLSQQGTSQMKEIAASVEEQLASIQTVAASVHEIDKMANNLTNISKEE, translated from the coding sequence ATGAAAGAATCAAAACAAGAAAAAAAGGAATACTTAGTCAAAAATGAATATGAGGTTAATAAAAAAGTAGCTTTCATATTACTTATTACTGCAGTAGTTATACTTCCAATTGTATTCTTTCTTATCTATTTTAGAATTTTTCCAATTTCAATGGATACTGCAAAAATTCAAATAGGTGCAGCATTTATTCTTTTTATAGTGCCTTACATAATTTCAAAGTTAGGATTTTATAATAGACCATGGTTTAAATACCTTGGAATAATATTATGTGTAATTGGAGTTGGGGCTATACTAAAACCGTTTAAGTGGAATGCATATATTATACTTTCATTTCCAATTTTTCTTTCTTCCATGTATTTTGATAAAAGAATTGTTAAGGTGGCATTTCTAGTTTCTGTGGTGGTTTATGCATGCGTTGATTATTTTGTTCAGGGGGATTTAATTAGCAGTGGATTACTAAAAGACAGAACAGTAATAAAGGCTTGGATTGTTTCTTCTCTATCAAATACTTTGGAGTTTCTTGCTATTGCTTTTGTGACTTCCAGTGTTGTAGACAGATCAAGGGGAATTATGCTTGGAATGGCTGATGCAGAAGAACAGGCAAAACTATTAGGAAAGATTTCAAAGATATTAAACAATGTGAAGGAAGTATCTGAAAGTTTAAGTAAATCAGCTTCAGACTTAAAATTCATAACTGATGAAACAACTGCAGCTAATGAGGTTATAGCAGATAATTCGGATAAAACATATAAGACCTTTGAAGATACTATAGCTTATATTGAGAATGCATCTAAATCAATTGGCAGCATATCTGAGGATTTGCTAGACATCGTAAATCAAGCTGAGGCAATAAATGGTGCAGGTAAAGCTGCAAGTGAGTCAACTAAGAAAAGCCTAAAGGAAATCGAAAGCACCATAGTTGAAATGAAAAATATTCAAAGTGCTTTTGAAGAAAATAGAGTATTAATTAAAAATTTAGGGGAAAGATCAGCTGAGGTAAGCAAGATAACACAGGTAATTACCGACATATCCTCTCAAACAAATCTTTTAGCACTTAATGCTGCAATAGAGGCTGCAAGGGCTGGTGAAATGGGGAAGGGGTTTGCAGTAGTTGCTGATGAAATAAGGAAACTGGCAGAGCAATCTGCAGAAGCCGCAAATAGCATCGCAAAGCTAATTGAGCAAGTGCTGGATGACACAAACAAAGCTGTAGTAGCAACAGAAAATAACATTGACAGAATTGATAATGGGCTTCAAATGGTCAATAGATCAGGAAAAATGTTTGATGAAACTGCAAACTTAAACAATGAAGTGTATAAGAATATGGATGAAATAGTAAAGTCAAACAAAAGAATTAATGATTATTCTAATACAATTGTAGATATTATGGACAACATAAGTAAATTGTCACAACAAGGTACTTCACAAATGAAGGAAATAGCTGCTTCTGTAGAAGAGCAGCTTGCATCAATACAAACTGTTGCAGCTTCAGTACATGAGATTGATAAAATGGCAAATAATCTTACTAATATTTCAAAGGAAGAATAA
- a CDS encoding cold-shock protein produces the protein MKIGTVKWFNSEKGFGFIEVEGENDVFVHFTAIQSNEARKSLEEGQKVEFEVEQGPKGLQAANVVKL, from the coding sequence ATGAAAATCGGAACAGTTAAATGGTTTAATTCAGAAAAAGGATTTGGCTTTATAGAAGTTGAAGGGGAAAATGACGTTTTCGTTCATTTTACAGCTATTCAAAGCAACGAAGCTAGAAAAAGCCTTGAAGAAGGTCAAAAAGTTGAATTTGAAGTAGAACAAGGACCAAAAGGTCTTCAAGCTGCTAATGTAGTAAAATTATAA